A genomic segment from Orientia tsutsugamushi str. Boryong encodes:
- the trbC gene encoding type-F conjugative transfer system pilin assembly protein TrbC produces MGQQKTFIFVSFSMSDEALKSYFAESQKAGAQLIMRGLINNSFTQTKNKTMELGISFDIDPSLFEQYKIDVVPVIVIDDEKRGLTKKLTGHIPLAIALEIMNENTQ; encoded by the coding sequence TTGGGCCAGCAAAAAACTTTTATTTTTGTCTCATTTTCAATGAGTGATGAGGCTTTAAAAAGCTATTTTGCTGAATCTCAAAAGGCTGGAGCTCAATTGATTATGCGTGGGTTAATTAATAACTCATTTACACAAACAAAGAATAAAACTATGGAGCTTGGTATTAGCTTCGATATAGATCCTAGCTTGTTTGAACAATATAAAATTGATGTTGTTCCTGTGATAGTAATAGATGATGAAAAAAGAGGATTAACCAAGAAATTAACTGGCCATATTCCTTTAGCAATAGCATTAGAAATTATGAATGAGAATACTCAATGA
- a CDS encoding heme lyase CcmF/NrfE family subunit yields the protein MLVVSFVISDFTVQNVLLNSSVITPLIYKISGSWASHEGSMLLWSSFMSIVSVYSLITCNFQFQCKKLIIACQSFILLGFISLVYFAFNPLIGKLPRHEIGLGLNPILQDVGLVVHPPVLFFAYACYLIPFVYNSVALLYNDQASVLIDKAMVFSKVGWLALTISIALGSWWAYRELGWGGYWFFDPVENISLMPWLSATIYHHSSLYTRFNNTLLRCSILSAIMTFLFCILGTFLVRSDILTSVHSFSLNGLRTYFVLIFLVILSLASLVLYTLRISKFPSKAKVNVRELLILLGNILWLSALIVIFIAIFYPIFYKLIYGSKISIGYNYFVSTFIPIILPTALLAGSIYKIKQKSNYCSVVITLSISAVIIYFSYRDLSIGSLAIVCSVYLIQESLYHLIKSSNCFTVKIPYKVLVVTISHLGFGILMLSISLNAKLQHDTDFIGKIGSTIHNNGLHITLRNTNYAKGANYFRQIAEFWIENDKQEIFILKPENRYYYVEDVIIPESDIYSTLLYDIYVVLSKVDDDVVYAKIYYRPFMSTLWIGAALISIGMVLSIIVSTKKDTSYKDTNYAFNKL from the coding sequence ATGCTAGTTGTTAGCTTTGTTATTTCTGACTTTACTGTTCAAAATGTATTATTAAACTCTAGTGTAATTACACCATTAATTTATAAAATCTCTGGATCTTGGGCAAGCCATGAAGGATCAATGTTATTATGGTCTTCATTCATGAGTATAGTTAGCGTTTACTCATTAATTACATGTAATTTTCAATTTCAGTGTAAAAAATTAATTATCGCTTGCCAAAGCTTTATCCTACTTGGATTTATTAGTTTAGTTTATTTTGCTTTTAATCCTTTAATAGGTAAATTACCTCGTCATGAGATTGGTTTAGGACTAAATCCTATACTACAGGATGTAGGATTAGTAGTTCATCCGCCAGTTCTTTTTTTTGCTTATGCTTGTTATTTAATACCATTTGTTTATAACTCTGTAGCTCTTTTATATAATGATCAAGCTTCAGTACTAATAGATAAGGCTATGGTATTTTCTAAAGTTGGATGGTTAGCTTTAACTATTAGCATTGCTTTAGGAAGCTGGTGGGCCTATCGAGAACTTGGTTGGGGCGGATATTGGTTCTTTGATCCAGTAGAAAACATTTCTTTGATGCCATGGTTATCAGCAACTATATACCATCACTCATCTTTATATACACGATTCAATAACACATTACTGCGATGTTCTATTTTATCAGCTATTATGACGTTTTTATTTTGCATATTAGGGACATTTTTAGTTAGGAGTGATATATTAACTTCTGTACATTCTTTTTCTTTGAATGGTTTAAGAACATATTTTGTATTGATTTTTCTTGTCATTTTATCTCTTGCTAGTTTAGTGTTATATACTTTACGAATTAGTAAATTTCCTAGTAAGGCAAAAGTTAATGTGCGAGAACTATTAATATTATTAGGTAATATTTTATGGTTATCAGCACTTATAGTAATTTTCATTGCTATTTTTTATCCAATATTTTATAAATTAATTTATGGTAGTAAAATATCAATTGGGTATAATTATTTTGTTAGTACTTTTATTCCAATTATACTACCAACAGCTTTATTAGCAGGTAGTATCTATAAGATAAAGCAAAAATCTAATTATTGTAGCGTTGTAATTACTCTCAGCATATCAGCAGTAATTATTTACTTTAGTTATAGAGATTTAAGTATTGGTAGTTTAGCAATAGTTTGTTCAGTATATCTTATTCAAGAGTCATTATATCACTTAATAAAGTCTTCTAATTGCTTTACAGTTAAAATACCTTATAAAGTATTAGTTGTTACTATTAGCCATTTAGGTTTTGGTATTCTTATGTTATCTATTAGCCTTAATGCAAAACTTCAGCATGATACTGATTTTATTGGTAAAATCGGTAGTACAATTCATAATAACGGGTTGCATATTACTCTAAGAAATACTAACTATGCTAAGGGCGCCAACTACTTTAGGCAAATAGCTGAATTTTGGATTGAAAATGATAAACAAGAAATATTTATACTTAAGCCTGAGAATAGATATTATTATGTTGAAGACGTTATAATACCTGAAAGTGATATATATAGTACTTTATTATATGATATATATGTAGTTCTCAGCAAAGTAGATGATGATGTAGTTTATGCTAAAATATATTATCGTCCGTTTATGTCTACGTTATGGATAGGTGCTGCTTTAATATCAATTGGAATGGTACTATCTATTATAGTTAGTACCAAAAAAGATACTAGCTATAAAGATACTAACTATGCTTTTAATAAATTATAA
- the traW gene encoding type-F conjugative transfer system protein TraW yields the protein MKHQVMMSIGAFFALFAVAYQVSDTMANSLNADIGVEIKDYGTRGHVFPIIEESLLEVIMAKLNAASKSGLLNQMQLEFQEKIRQKIMRPVPVKNLSKATENKTRIYDSTYVQKDDIKTKNGIIIVRRGTKINPLEMINWGEPLILIDGDDEDQVAWVKSRPGKIVLVNGNPIELSNLLGRHIFFDQFGMLIRKFKIQAVPAIIEQENNVLKISEVSTY from the coding sequence ATGAAGCACCAGGTAATGATGAGTATAGGCGCATTCTTTGCTTTATTTGCTGTTGCTTATCAGGTAAGTGATACAATGGCTAATTCATTAAATGCTGATATAGGTGTTGAGATTAAGGATTATGGTACTAGAGGGCATGTTTTTCCAATCATTGAGGAATCATTACTGGAGGTGATTATGGCTAAACTTAATGCTGCATCAAAAAGTGGATTGTTGAACCAAATGCAGCTGGAATTTCAGGAAAAAATTAGGCAAAAAATCATGAGACCAGTTCCAGTAAAAAATTTGAGTAAAGCTACTGAAAATAAAACGCGAATATATGATTCTACCTATGTTCAAAAGGATGACATTAAGACAAAAAATGGTATAATAATAGTAAGGAGAGGAACTAAAATAAATCCTTTAGAGATGATAAATTGGGGTGAACCACTAATATTAATTGATGGAGATGATGAAGATCAGGTCGCTTGGGTAAAATCAAGACCAGGAAAGATAGTGTTAGTTAATGGAAATCCTATTGAACTGAGCAATCTATTAGGCCGACACATATTTTTTGATCAATTTGGTATGTTGATTAGAAAATTTAAAATACAAGCTGTGCCAGCCATAATAGAGCAAGAAAATAACGTGCTTAAAATTAGCGAAGTAAGCACCTATTAA
- a CDS encoding HlyC/CorC family transporter, with protein MYLLETIIVILLVLFSSVLSAIETAVTATSIGKVQQLKSKGTLKTDLLLKLMKNKEQVISTLLTANSIVNTVATTVGTSIAIAIYKELGTIISSIVMSGIIIVFAEVVPKAIAVSKAETIALLAVDVIQVLSTILAPVSYSLSRIINFICWLFNINLVSKVSGTEEIRGLIEHQHQEGNVFDKMDRDMLGGVLDIKDMEVSQIMVHRSKMCTINFDLPIEEFVAKAIALQYSRIPVWKESSENIVGILYVRDLIKELHANNFDVRDIKLNELIADPWFIPENALVTNQLGKFKQKYSNIALVIDEYGVLQGMITRQDILEEIVGPVFDNTPNNIIKVNNSTYIIDGSSSIRDVNRELNWNLPDDATTIAGLIIYHIQKIPQQGEVYYLFGLKILIDKMHAHYIQLVKVEIVNIDNQELLNVG; from the coding sequence ATGTATTTATTAGAAACAATAATTGTAATCTTGTTAGTTCTTTTTTCTTCAGTTTTATCAGCTATCGAAACAGCTGTGACTGCAACATCTATAGGTAAAGTACAGCAACTAAAATCTAAGGGTACTCTAAAAACAGATTTGCTGCTAAAATTAATGAAAAATAAGGAGCAAGTTATTAGTACGTTGCTGACTGCTAATAGTATTGTAAATACAGTTGCAACTACTGTTGGTACTAGTATTGCAATAGCAATTTATAAAGAATTAGGAACTATTATCTCATCGATTGTAATGTCAGGCATAATAATAGTATTTGCTGAAGTGGTACCAAAAGCAATCGCAGTTTCTAAAGCTGAAACAATAGCTTTATTAGCTGTTGATGTTATTCAAGTACTTTCAACAATTTTAGCTCCTGTAAGTTACTCTTTGTCTCGTATTATTAACTTTATTTGTTGGCTTTTTAATATTAACCTTGTTAGTAAGGTTTCTGGGACAGAGGAAATTAGAGGATTAATTGAACACCAACATCAAGAAGGTAATGTGTTTGATAAAATGGATCGAGATATGCTTGGTGGAGTATTAGATATTAAGGATATGGAAGTATCACAAATTATGGTACATAGAAGTAAAATGTGTACTATTAATTTTGATTTGCCAATAGAGGAATTTGTTGCTAAAGCAATTGCTCTACAGTACTCTAGAATACCTGTATGGAAGGAAAGTAGCGAAAATATTGTAGGTATATTATATGTTCGTGATTTAATAAAGGAATTGCATGCAAATAATTTTGATGTTCGAGATATCAAATTAAATGAGCTAATAGCCGATCCATGGTTTATTCCTGAAAATGCTTTGGTAACTAATCAACTAGGTAAGTTTAAGCAGAAATATAGTAATATAGCATTAGTAATTGATGAATATGGAGTCTTACAGGGAATGATTACTAGACAAGATATCTTAGAAGAAATTGTTGGTCCAGTTTTTGATAATACACCTAATAATATTATTAAAGTTAATAATTCAACTTATATTATTGATGGCAGTAGTTCAATTAGAGATGTGAATAGAGAGCTAAATTGGAATTTACCTGATGATGCAACCACTATTGCTGGATTAATAATTTATCATATTCAAAAAATTCCACAGCAAGGAGAGGTATATTATTTATTCGGTCTTAAAATACTAATTGATAAGATGCATGCTCATTATATTCAATTAGTTAAAGTAGAAATAGTGAATATCGATAATCAGGAATTACTTAATGTTGGCTAG